Genomic DNA from Coregonus clupeaformis isolate EN_2021a chromosome 26, ASM2061545v1, whole genome shotgun sequence:
TGTAGTAACTCATAATAATGTAATCACTTTATGTAATGCAATGTTCCCCACGTTCATTTTTCTGaagtaattttattttttattttattttatttatattttttggggggtagataagcttaatattgcagatagattgtaacttctatcaatgtaattgtctgcatcacttccaatcccccatgttttttatatatatactcccctttattacttttcaaccccgccatcctttccctacttggggtaaattagtgaacaacaatgcccaggcctctacttccagccaatacttactatctacaccttatggacacagtacattttacaataattcttttttatttatttatttattttttgctcctgaacttcttctactctcaacctctccgatcattttcatgatgtccatccggtttgcttctatatgccatatctttctaactgtgctctttcccaaaagctcccaacatacaacctacagtggggagaacaagtatctgACACACCGCCGACTCTGCAGGCCCTCCCACCCACAAAGCATGCAGAGGTCCGCAACTTCCACCATAGGCACAcctcaactgcgagagacggaatacaaaacaaaaatccagaaaatcacactgtacgATCCCCAAGCAATCAatctgcattttattgcatgacacaagtacttgatcacctaccaaccagtaagaattccgtctctcacagacctgttagtttttctttaagaagccctcctgttctccactcattacctgtattaactgcacctgtttgaactcgttacctgtataaaagacacctgtccacacactcaatcaaacagactccaacctctccacaatggccaagaccagagagctgtgtaaggacatcagggataaaattgtggacctgcacaaggctgggatgggatacaggacaataggaaagcagcttggtgagaaggcaacaactgttggcgcaattattagaaaatggaagaagttcaagatgacggtcaatcaccctcggtctggggctccatgcaagatctcacctcgtggggcatcaatgatcatgaggaaggtgagggatcagcccagaactacacgacaggacctggtcaatgacctgaagagagctgggaccacagtctcaaagaaaaccattagtaacacaatacgccgtcatggattaaaatcctgcagcgcacgcaaggtccccctgctcaagccagcgcatgtccaggcccatctgaagtttgccaatgaccatctggatgaggaggaggaatgggagaaggtcatgtggtctgatgagacaaaaatatagctttttggtctaaactccactcgccgtgtttggaggaagaagaaggatgagtacaaccccaagaacaccatcccaaccgtgaagcatggagatggaaacatcattctttggggatgcttttctgcaaaggggacaggacgactgcaccgtattgagggaaggaaggatggggccatgtatcgcgagatcttggccaacaacctccttccctcagtaagagcattgaagatgggtcgtggcttggtcttccagcatgacaacgacccgaaatacacagccagggcaactaaggagtgtgtttgtgatgctcgtcgtttggtgcgacgcaaacagggtggcgaaagtggggaaacagaagagtcattgtctgttcttttgagttttgaagttgagtctttgcctgacaaagtgaatttaggatatataagttatcatgtacgagcttatgtgccgaatacattacgatgttacaggtgtcaaacttatgggcatgtggcagcagtatgtaggagggaggttccaaggtgtgagaagtgtgcagaagggcatgagacaaaggaatgtgtagcattggggaaagtagtggtatgtacTAATGTAcagccatggggctggggatcagaaatatcccttgcgagagaagcaggttgaggtttccagggtaagagtagtgaagaagttgtcatatgctgagacagtgaagaaagtagacgaagaggggtcaaggggggggagtggtgagagtagtagatatgtaccagtacagtgggataggcaagcaagtgatatatgtttcagtaagattggatttttagcgtttatagcaatggttattaattgtactgcagggatggaacgtaagtcgaagaaaattgaggttgtgggggcagctgcagagaggtatttgggtgtgcgagacttgacatcagaagagttacagggagtgttaagtggtgatgtcccatcatttcaggctgagggcatgaggtaggaatgaatatatttaaatagtggagaagggtggtgTTAATTATGAATACTATTTTTTGAATTTGtaagtgtagtgttagatggtagggtatttctttattttattttatttttcaagcaaaatataaggcagttgtactccagtctagtaggtggcggtaatgcaacaaattggatgccaaccgccgttaaacctcactgaagaagaagaagaagaagaagaagaagaagattatggcagagaaatgaacattcagtaatcttgcaacagctctggtagacatccctgcagtcagcatgccaattgcatgctctctcaaaacttgagacatctgtggcattgtgttgtgtgacaaaactgcacattttagagtggccctttactgtccacagcacaaggtgcacctgtgcaatgatcatgctgtttaatcagtttcttgatatgccacacttcaagtggatggattattttggcaaaggagaaatggtcactaacagggatgtaaacaagtgtgcacacaatttgagagaaataagctttatgtgcgtatggaacatttctgggatcttttatttcagctaatgaaacgtgggaccaacactttacatgttgcctttgtatttttgttcagtgtagcattCGTATTATAATCCCTAATTCCAACTCCACCGATTCTGTCACATGACGGTCAGTGGCGCGAGTGCGCGTTCCCATTGTGATTTCGCCAATGCTAAACTAACCAGTTAGCTAGCAGCTAATGTGCGACGTTAGTGCTGACTAGTTTCTATGGAGTGAAGATGGCTCCTTTTCCCGACGAGGTGGATGTTTTTACTGGCCCACATTGGCGAATGAAACAGTTGGTAGGACTCTACTGCGAGAAGGTGTGTATGGAGTAATTTGAATTGAGAATTTGCTCAAAAAGCTAGCTATCGTCTACTGCCTGGTATTTGCTGCTAACGCAGtggtttagctagctaacgttagctggtctGAGAAATTGGTGTGTTTTTGGCATAGTAGTTAGCTACAGTATGTCAGTCGCTGGCAAGTTGGGAAAGGTCTCAACCAGTTTCTTagctagctaacctagctagGTAATGACATGGTAACTAGGTAATGACATGGTAGCTAGTGTAGCTAACTTGGCTATTTACTAGGTAACAAACACTTTAGTTCTAGCTCGATGGCTAGCTACGTGGCTGCCGAAGACCAGTCTGAAGTTGTATAGCCCTTTTGTTGTTATGCAACACGatatcttagctagctagctgataaaCCAGTACAGTGTGGCTACATAGTTTTTGTTTTCCCTTTACCTAATGTCATAACTTGGCATGAAAAAACACAATCAAATTCATGCAGaacttagctagcaagctactttGTGCCCATTCAAGCGATGAACAGCGGCACGAACAGTTCTGCTGTCATTTATAAAGCCCTATTTACACCAACAGATGTCACAACGTGCTTATACAGAAACGcatcctaaaaccccaaagagatGTAGAAGCACGCTGGCTTGGAAAAACTCCATAGAAAGGTAGGAGgatctgaggggtgaccagtcctcttggctgtgctgggtggagattataagtacatggccattaaggccagatcgttcttcaagatgttcaaagatgaccagcagggtcaaataataatcagtggtTATAGAAGGTGCAACATGTCAGCAAATCTGGAGTAAATGTCAGTTCGcatttcatagccaagcattcagaggtcgagacagcagatgcggtggagagggagagagagcagaaggtctgggacaaggtagcacatcagtttaacaggacaggtcagggttccattgccgcaggcagaacagcagaagcTGGATCAGTAGTATGACCatgtggactggggacagccaggagtcgtcaggccaggtagtcctgacgcatggtcctagggctcaggttgtCCGATAGAGATAgaagaattagagggagcatacctaAGATCACATTTATGAGGCTTGGTTCCACTCATACAGGCATGTCCACAGTTCTGTTGCTATGGTTGTGTGCAGGTCTGCTATTACTATCTGAGAAACTTAGACGTGTTATTTCTTTTCTTTATACCACAGCTGTCACAGACCAACTTCTCCAACAACAATGACTTCCGCACATTTCTTCAGTCACTGTGTGCCACCTTCAAGGAGTTCAAGATGCATGAACAGATTGAGAACGAGTATATCATCGGCCTGTTGCAACAGCGCAGCTGCACTGTGTATAATGTGCACTCCGATAACAAGCTCTCAGAGATGTTGTCCCTGTTTGAGAAAGGGCTGAGAAGCGTTAAGGTGACTCCACTAATGATATCAGCAGAAGTACTGCCACCAACATAACATTTATGAAAAGACTCACAAATAATCCCTGTTGCTCCttgggcattgtgttgtgtatcACTGAGTTATGTGTCTGCACTGAAATGATAGCCTATCCCTGTAGTGATTCAGCCTACAGACATTTCATTTTAACAACAACATGTTGTTGGATAAGGAAGGTCTTGGTTTCCTGTAGCTGAGGAACGCTCAACTCTGTTCTCTTATATCGAGGCAGACTTTAGTTTTGATAACTGCTAGCGGGATATGTTAGTAACAATATTGAGTCACTATCAGTCGATTCTTGTAAAAATGTCAATTCTGAAAACACTTACCTGTACCTTTGTTTGTGCTATACAACTGCGGTCCTTCCGCGGGGTGCTGCAATTCATACTTAAAAAAACGTTTTGTGAAGACAACCACCAACTTTTTCCTCATTGCTTTTACGACCTAAGCTGAGATTCAATTTGGTCCGTACTAAACCGTAACTTGaacccctaccctaaccataaccctttacATTTACGCTTtaaaacttcaatggggtagggacgtcccaattGCATCTCAGTTTAAGTAGTACAAGCAACAAGGAAGAAGTCGATGGTTGTATTCGCTAAAGGCTTATTAAAAGTATGAATTACAGCACCCCACAGAAGGACCACAGTTGTGCTGGACAAGCATAGGTACAGGTATGCGTTTTCATAATTGACAATTTTATAAGAATCGACTGATGGTGGGTCAAAATTGTTGCTAGCAAATCCCACGACCAGTTATCAAAACTCAACTCCGCCTCGATATAAGAGAACGTTCCTCAGTTGAGCGTTCCTTAGCTAGGTTTCCTGTTTCCTTTTACATTAGTGAAACTGAGGTTTCTAAATGCAACACAATTGAACAATAATAATTATGCCTCAATTCCTTAAGGGAATCTGTTCAAATCTTGGCATTATGTTGGAAAAGGCTATACGGACTCTCCTGACCTGCAAAACGTCAGTTTTAGATTTTGGTTAGTCATTTTACTGATCAAGAATGACCTTATAGCCTCTCCTCATTATGCTGATtgtatacagtagcctatatttgGTGTTAGTAGGAAGAGTATTTTGTAGCTTGTAGGGAGCACCAAGCAGGACACATATTGCATGGGCCTGTGAACATTACAGGGAGACTCCGTTTATAGACGCCACAAGCTGTTTTGAGAGAGCGAGACTGTTGGCCTattttggttccaggcagaaTTGTTCATATGACCTTTTTCAGCAGCTTTAAGAGACAAATGTTGTAGCCATGTAGAAACAAGAACTGTCCTGAATGACGCAATTGTGTAAATTTTAATATCTGCTCTTGAGTCTGTCCCAATCACTATTTGCTATAACACAAAGGAAATTCCACTGTTTAGTAAGAGCAGAATTTGGACATCAGCACTTGGTCTTCAACCAGGAGAGGAAATAATGTTTTAATTTCAGCTCAGATAaacaataccttttttaattgTTTATAAATTCAATTAGAATACTTTTTGGTTTAGTCTCTCTGCAGATTTGTCAATGGAATACATGAATTGGATGAAAAGAAAGTTACAAGtttgtctgttttattttcttatcCTACAAGTGAAAGTATTTGTTAGTATTTTATTGGCCTGTTGACTCTTGAGTGTTTGACTGTTACGATTGTGTGGTTTGATTTGACCGAAGCCGATGATTGCTGGCATTAATTAAGGGGAGTGAATGACAGTCAGTCGTGTATGATGTGTCATGTTTACTATATAATTGCAGAGCGAGTATGAGCAGCTGAACTATGCCCAGCAACTGAAAGAGCGACTGGAGGCATTCACACAGGACTTCTTACCCCAcatgaaggaggaggaagaggtatgATTGAATAATATAATTTGTAATAATTAAGTTGAGGTATTCTGATGTAGGATGTACTGTGTAAATTATTAGGTCACACTTTATGCGCATAGTCCATCTGCAGATGCTCTACaaatggtcatactatcaacaaactatctgttgttaagcaactgcttgctaaagttagggttagaataagggttagggtaatactagggtaagggttaagtttaggataaAGGTTAAGGTTACTAGATAATCCATCTGTAAATGCTCTACagcctatccaaataaagtgttaccaattaTTAATACATGTTTGTTATGTGGTGTTCTGGCCATGAATGGGTACTGTTACAAAACCCATAACTAGCCTACGGATATTGTTGCACTCTCTTTGTCTAGGGGTCCtaggcctagttacatggtctgtaacctgaatgaatgtgtgcaTTTGTGAGAAATAAGAGTATGTGTCCAGCTCTGTCTTGACTCCTTTGGGTCGGCGAGCACAAGCGGATTATTAGTTGTTCAGATGGTAACGAAAATAAACGTACAAACAGACATGCCCAAACTAGACTCAAAACCAAACAAAAAGCCTCATGGCCACCAAAACAAACCCAGCAGCCTCAAGGCTTGCAAACTGAGATACTGACTGATGATCACCCTAATTGTCAGCACCTGATGTGCTAATCAACCAGGCTCAGCATTTGGACAAGGTTGCTGCTGCCCGCTGGGGGAATGGAGTGTGTGGAAGTGTAACCTGGATAGTGCATTTGTCTATGTCCTAACACTAACCTTCCATCCATATCATAACAGTACCAGCAAATAAGATATTCTGTTCAACTGTTGGTTTTTCTGTCTAGTTCATAATAATGCATTactttgtatgtgtttgtgtgtaatggGTCTATTCCAGGTGTTCCAGCCCATGCTGATGCAGTACTTCACCTATGAGGAGCTTAAAGACCTCAAGAAGCAGGTGATAGCACAGCACTGTAGCCAGCAGCGATGGGACTGTGCAGCGGAAGTGCTGAAGGGGCTCAGTCTGTGGAGTCAGGCAGAGGAGCTGCACAAGGCCTTCAAGTATGCTGACCATGAGAAGACTGACGGTGAGTCAGACAGACCCCATTATTGTCTTCTCTAGAGTGCACAGCTACATCTTGGTGATGGCTATGATTCACCTGTATTCTCCCCAGCATACACAGCCTCCTCCATATGACATCTATCCCTTTACCTAATATCTCCTTCAGCAACACACTTCTCAACTTCCTCATAACTACACTATATTGGAGGATGTTGTCAGTACTTTAGGAAATTAGTTGGTAAAATTTCCCATAACCAAATGTTTGTTGAGGTGTGGCTTTAACTCTTACCAAAAATATTTATACAGAAGGCTGAATCACACTTCTGTTGCTTCATTCCCGAATCTGCATTATTGCTGTGGTCTAGCAATGATTCTTAGGTCTTTTTTACCCCGAACTGTAGAGAAGCATTACATAATTGATTTACATAAGTAACCTTTCATAAGCGCTTGAGTTCAGTATGTATTGTACACTACACTTACTATAAAAAACTCTGCTTATCAAGCCTCAGAACTAGAGAAAGAGCTGTGCTCCACCCACATCTCCCAGCTACCTACAGAGATCCTGCTGCATCTGTTCTGCTACCTGGGTCCTGAGGACCTTTGTCACTGTGGCCAGGTGTCCTCAGCCTGGTCCGACCTGGCCAAGACCGGCTCTCTGTGGAGGCACCTTTACCCTGTACGCTGGGCCAGAGGTACAGAGATATCAATGTTGACCTTATATACTTTTGTCCTCGCGGATGGTGAAGCAGTCAACACTGTAAAAGCTGCCAATAAAATCTTTTGACACTTGTTTTTCCccataaagaaagaaataagacaGTGACAAGAAATAAGACAGTGCCATCTCTCTGTTTTCCAGGGGATCACTATCGTGGCCCCCCAGCTGATCTGACCCAGGAACCGGATGAGGAGTGGGTGAAGAGTCTGCAGGATGAGGGCAAGGCCTACCAGGAGTGGGATGAGGATGCAGATGTCGATGAGTCTGGTGAGTTCTTTCAGCGTCATAACGGTGTCAACACCAGTCAGTCTGTGTTTGTCAGGAGTACATCTAAAGGGTTGATCTAGGGAAAATGCATAGCTTGATTGAAGTGATAGTGTTTACAGATTTGGAGGAACTGTTAGAATAAGGCATCCAGAAAATCGTGGTGTATCCATTTTCTCCCTTGTCTAGATGAGACTTGTGAAGACTCCTTGGCTATAAGCGCAGCTCAGAGGGAGAAGAAGCTACTGAATAAAATTATTCAGAACCTTCTGCCAGCTGTGGGTTCCTCTGTCAGGTCCATCGTTCTGGCCTACAGCTCTACGGTCTCCAGTAAGATGGTATGTACCAGGAATATTCATGATCATATGCCTAGAACATCAATAAAGCAGAGTTGCTAATACAAAGCTTCCAATTCTCGAACTAATGAGAAAAGCTGGCGTGTGCATGTGAATGAAGGATATTTCAGCCTGAATAGGCTCTACATGGCAGCGTGTAGGTTAATGATCTGTATGTATATCTGCTGCTACAGGTGCGTCAGATCCTTAGTCTCTGTCCTAATATCACCCACCTGGACCTCACTCAGACTGATGTCACAGACTCCGCCTTTGACAGGTATACCATCCATAGCCAGACCAATTATGCTGAAGACTACAGGGTATGATTAACTACTGAACTCATTGtgcctctcttctccccctaATTGATTTGTTATTTTCACTTCTGTCTGTCAGTTGGTCATCTCTGGGGGCGTGTCTGTCTCTTGAGCACCTGGACCTATCCGGCTGTGAGAAGATCACTGACCACACCCTGAAGAAGCTGTCAATGGGTCTGGGGTACCTGCCATCTCTCACCTGCTCTCAGAAACGATCCGACCGGCAAGCCAAGCTTCTGAAGAGCCCTCCCATCAGTCTGCTGGACGAGCGGAGCCTCCGTCCGATGGGGCGCAACCAGCAGGCCCTGATCTTCAAACAGCGGACTGGGAGACGGTGCAACAGCCCCTCCAGGGTCTGGGTCCTGGACCCCTCGGAGCTGGCTGACATCGAGGATGCAGCAGAGTGGAACCGCCGCGGGGGAGTGTCTACCCCTGAGGGGCAAGGTTTTGTGGCGATGAAGCCAGGTGGAGGTTCGTGTTGCTGCAGGAGGAGTAGGAGGCGGGGCCTCAGGACAAGCTTtagcacctcctactggcagaAGCAGTATGGGCTAGGGGAGGTCTGCTGTGGCCATTCAACCTGCTGCACTGGTGAGACGGCCCTGAGGGCTTTAGGAGGGCTGCAGTCTGAGTCTTACATCACCAGGGGCAGTGCAGGGGCAGAGTTTTGGACAAAATGCTCCTCTGGGGGCCAGCGGTGCCTGAAGCTTTACAACAGAACTGATCAGTCAGACACTCGGCGCTCGCTTAGGTTCCTCAGCCTCTCTGGATGCTATCAGGTTACAGACCTGGGCTTGAGGTAAAACTGCTTGGGATGCTGCTCTTCAAAGAAACGACAAACATGCATACATATTCTACCTATGTATAAATTGTGTACATCTTTTTTTGTGTTACTGATATTGACTGTGAGTAGGTACACATGATTGTGTGTATTATATACTCTAagcatgtgtgtgtttcagagcgCTGTCTCAGCGTGGCAGTCTTCCTTTCCTGGAGCATCTGAACCTGTCTGGATGTCTCCTCATCACTGAGGTGGGGCTACAGGAACTGGTGTCAGCCTGTCCTGCCCTCAATGATGAACACTTCTACTACTGCGACAACATCAACGgtaacgcatgcacacacacacaaaacgcaCAACATTAGGCAAAACTGTGGGAAAACACCCTCTTATCAGGCAACATATTCATACAAGGATATGAGTGATGCACAATTTTATACATTTCTTGAATTGTTTGATTTATTTGACATAATAAAAACACAAAACGACCACACGTGGACACAATGCATTTAAAATAATTGAGGATGA
This window encodes:
- the LOC121540174 gene encoding F-box/LRR-repeat protein 5 isoform X3, translating into MHEQIENEYIIGLLQQRSCTVYNVHSDNKLSEMLSLFEKGLRSVKSEYEQLNYAQQLKERLEAFTQDFLPHMKEEEEVFQPMLMQYFTYEELKDLKKQVIAQHCSQQRWDCAAEVLKGLSLWSQAEELHKAFKYADHEKTDASELEKELCSTHISQLPTEILLHLFCYLGPEDLCHCGQVSSAWSDLAKTGSLWRHLYPVRWARGDHYRGPPADLTQEPDEEWVKSLQDEGKAYQEWDEDADVDESDETCEDSLAISAAQREKKLLNKIIQNLLPAVGSSVRSIVLAYSSTVSSKMVRQILSLCPNITHLDLTQTDVTDSAFDSWSSLGACLSLEHLDLSGCEKITDHTLKKLSMGLGYLPSLTCSQKRSDRQAKLLKSPPISLLDERSLRPMGRNQQALIFKQRTGRRCNSPSRVWVLDPSELADIEDAAEWNRRGGVSTPEGQGFVAMKPGGGSCCCRRSRRRGLRTSFSTSYWQKQYGLGEVCCGHSTCCTGETALRALGGLQSESYITRGSAGAEFWTKCSSGGQRCLKLYNRTDQSDTRRSLRFLSLSGCYQVTDLGLRALSQRGSLPFLEHLNLSGCLLITEVGLQELVSACPALNDEHFYYCDNINGPHADTASGCQNLQCGFRACCRSGE
- the LOC121540174 gene encoding F-box/LRR-repeat protein 5 isoform X2, with product MAPFPDEVDVFTGPHWRMKQLVGLYCEKLSQTNFSNNNDFRTFLQSLCATFKEFKMHEQIENEYIIGLLQQRSCTVYNVHSDNKLSEMLSLFEKGLRSVKSEYEQLNYAQQLKERLEAFTQDFLPHMKEEEEVFQPMLMQYFTYEELKDLKKQVIAQHCSQQRWDCAAEVLKGLSLWSQAEELHKAFKYADHEKTDELEKELCSTHISQLPTEILLHLFCYLGPEDLCHCGQVSSAWSDLAKTGSLWRHLYPVRWARGDHYRGPPADLTQEPDEEWVKSLQDEGKAYQEWDEDADVDESDETCEDSLAISAAQREKKLLNKIIQNLLPAVGSSVRSIVLAYSSTVSSKMVRQILSLCPNITHLDLTQTDVTDSAFDSWSSLGACLSLEHLDLSGCEKITDHTLKKLSMGLGYLPSLTCSQKRSDRQAKLLKSPPISLLDERSLRPMGRNQQALIFKQRTGRRCNSPSRVWVLDPSELADIEDAAEWNRRGGVSTPEGQGFVAMKPGGGSCCCRRSRRRGLRTSFSTSYWQKQYGLGEVCCGHSTCCTGETALRALGGLQSESYITRGSAGAEFWTKCSSGGQRCLKLYNRTDQSDTRRSLRFLSLSGCYQVTDLGLRALSQRGSLPFLEHLNLSGCLLITEVGLQELVSACPALNDEHFYYCDNINGPHADTASGCQNLQCGFRACCRSGE
- the LOC121540174 gene encoding F-box/LRR-repeat protein 5 isoform X1, whose product is MAPFPDEVDVFTGPHWRMKQLVGLYCEKLSQTNFSNNNDFRTFLQSLCATFKEFKMHEQIENEYIIGLLQQRSCTVYNVHSDNKLSEMLSLFEKGLRSVKSEYEQLNYAQQLKERLEAFTQDFLPHMKEEEEVFQPMLMQYFTYEELKDLKKQVIAQHCSQQRWDCAAEVLKGLSLWSQAEELHKAFKYADHEKTDASELEKELCSTHISQLPTEILLHLFCYLGPEDLCHCGQVSSAWSDLAKTGSLWRHLYPVRWARGDHYRGPPADLTQEPDEEWVKSLQDEGKAYQEWDEDADVDESDETCEDSLAISAAQREKKLLNKIIQNLLPAVGSSVRSIVLAYSSTVSSKMVRQILSLCPNITHLDLTQTDVTDSAFDSWSSLGACLSLEHLDLSGCEKITDHTLKKLSMGLGYLPSLTCSQKRSDRQAKLLKSPPISLLDERSLRPMGRNQQALIFKQRTGRRCNSPSRVWVLDPSELADIEDAAEWNRRGGVSTPEGQGFVAMKPGGGSCCCRRSRRRGLRTSFSTSYWQKQYGLGEVCCGHSTCCTGETALRALGGLQSESYITRGSAGAEFWTKCSSGGQRCLKLYNRTDQSDTRRSLRFLSLSGCYQVTDLGLRALSQRGSLPFLEHLNLSGCLLITEVGLQELVSACPALNDEHFYYCDNINGPHADTASGCQNLQCGFRACCRSGE